A genomic segment from Idiomarina piscisalsi encodes:
- the fis gene encoding DNA-binding transcriptional regulator Fis, protein MFDQNPNRENVSPLTTIGNNAQPKPLRDSVKQALHSFLRQLDGQDPEELYELVLSEVEAPLLEEVMTYTRGNQTRAATMLGINRGTLRKKLKKYGMN, encoded by the coding sequence ATGTTTGATCAAAACCCTAATCGTGAGAATGTATCTCCCCTGACCACTATCGGAAACAACGCTCAGCCTAAGCCACTGCGTGATTCCGTAAAGCAAGCACTGCACAGCTTCCTGCGCCAGCTTGACGGTCAGGATCCAGAAGAGCTGTACGAACTGGTGCTGTCAGAAGTAGAAGCACCGTTACTTGAAGAGGTCATGACTTACACCCGGGGTAATCAAACCCGCGCCGCAACCATGCTTGGCATTAATCGCGGCACCTTACGCAAAAAGCTGAAAAAATACGGCATGAACTAA
- the aroQ gene encoding type II 3-dehydroquinate dehydratase, whose protein sequence is MAKPSHILVLNGPNLNLLGSREPSIYGHKTLSDIQQDLNSIAKAKGAELTFKQSNAEHQLIDWIQQAAESGVDYIIINPAAYAHTSVALRDALLATAIPFIEVHISNIYRRESFRHHSYLADAATGVICGLGPSGYEYALHAALQHLNNNDIER, encoded by the coding sequence ATGGCGAAACCTTCTCATATATTAGTGCTAAATGGGCCAAACCTTAACCTGCTGGGCTCGCGGGAGCCGTCTATTTATGGTCACAAAACGCTCTCTGACATTCAGCAAGATCTAAACAGCATCGCCAAAGCTAAGGGTGCAGAATTAACCTTTAAGCAATCAAACGCTGAACATCAACTCATTGACTGGATACAACAAGCGGCGGAATCGGGTGTCGATTACATCATCATCAACCCAGCAGCTTATGCTCATACCAGTGTAGCGTTAAGAGATGCGTTGTTAGCCACTGCCATTCCATTTATTGAAGTACATATTTCCAATATTTACCGCCGTGAATCATTTCGGCATCACTCCTATTTAGCGGACGCCGCAACCGGCGTAATTTGCGGCTTAGGCCCCTCGGGTTATGAGTACGCGTTACACGCCGCTTTACAGCATTTAAATAACAACGACATTGAAAGGTAA
- the accC gene encoding acetyl-CoA carboxylase biotin carboxylase subunit, whose amino-acid sequence MLDKVVIANRGEIALRILRACKELGIKTVAVHSTVDRNLKHVLLADEAICIGKAPANESYLNIPRIISAAEITDSAAIHPGYGFLAENADFAEQVEQSGFVFVGPTADVIRLMGDKVSAIKAMKKAGVPCVPGSDGPLDDDNERNIKLAKRIGYPIIIKAAGGGGGRGMRVVRQESELLSAISMTQNEARAAFGNPVVYMEKFLENPRHVEVQVLADGQGNAIHLGERDCSMQRRHQKVVEEAPAPGITPEMRKFIGERCAKACIEIGYRGAGTFEFLYENGEFYFIEMNTRIQVEHPVTEMVTGIDLIKEQLRIAAGRQLSISQEDVVIRGHAVECRINAEDPDTFVPSPGQITRFHPPGGFGVRWDSHVYADYKVPPNYDSMIGKLITYGENRDIAIARMRNALSELIIENIKTNVPLQKSIMADENFQHGGTNIHYLEKKLGMGGH is encoded by the coding sequence ATGTTAGATAAAGTGGTCATAGCCAACCGCGGCGAAATTGCACTGAGAATTTTGCGAGCTTGTAAAGAGCTTGGCATTAAAACGGTTGCGGTTCACTCGACGGTCGACAGAAATTTAAAACACGTACTGCTAGCTGATGAAGCTATCTGTATTGGTAAAGCACCGGCGAATGAAAGCTATTTGAACATTCCCAGAATTATTAGTGCAGCGGAAATTACCGACTCTGCAGCTATCCACCCAGGCTACGGCTTCTTAGCGGAGAACGCAGACTTCGCTGAGCAGGTTGAACAATCTGGCTTTGTTTTCGTCGGCCCAACAGCAGACGTTATTCGCCTGATGGGCGACAAAGTGTCAGCAATCAAAGCGATGAAAAAAGCGGGTGTTCCTTGCGTCCCGGGATCAGACGGTCCATTAGACGACGACAATGAGCGCAATATTAAGCTCGCTAAACGCATCGGTTACCCAATTATTATCAAAGCAGCCGGCGGCGGCGGTGGTCGCGGTATGCGCGTAGTGCGTCAGGAAAGCGAACTGCTAAGCGCTATTAGTATGACGCAAAACGAAGCTCGCGCTGCTTTCGGGAACCCCGTTGTCTATATGGAAAAGTTCCTGGAGAATCCTCGCCACGTCGAGGTTCAGGTTCTAGCCGACGGCCAGGGTAATGCTATCCATTTAGGTGAACGTGACTGCTCCATGCAGCGTCGCCACCAAAAAGTAGTGGAAGAAGCGCCGGCCCCGGGTATCACACCGGAAATGCGTAAGTTCATCGGCGAGCGCTGCGCCAAAGCCTGTATTGAAATTGGCTATCGCGGTGCCGGTACCTTTGAATTCTTATATGAAAACGGCGAGTTCTACTTCATAGAAATGAACACCCGTATTCAGGTAGAGCACCCAGTCACCGAAATGGTTACCGGTATCGACCTCATTAAAGAGCAGCTTCGCATCGCTGCTGGTCGCCAACTCTCTATCAGCCAGGAAGATGTCGTTATTCGTGGGCATGCTGTTGAGTGTCGTATTAACGCTGAAGACCCAGATACCTTTGTACCGTCGCCCGGTCAAATTACCCGTTTCCATCCACCGGGTGGTTTTGGTGTGCGTTGGGACTCTCACGTTTATGCGGACTATAAAGTACCACCCAATTATGACTCAATGATTGGAAAGCTGATTACTTACGGGGAAAACCGAGATATCGCCATTGCCCGTATGCGCAACGCGTTAAGTGAGCTCATTATTGAGAACATAAAAACCAACGTGCCGCTGCAAAAAAGCATCATGGCGGATGAGAACTTCCAGCATGGTGGTACAAACATCCATTACTTAGAGAAAAAGCTGGGTATGGGTGGTCATTAA
- the prmA gene encoding 50S ribosomal protein L11 methyltransferase yields MAWIQLTLSSSEEHAPRVGDMLMGNGAQAVTYRDGADTPIFEPRPGEVTLWQNTLVTGLFDAEADIKSVVTNLEKSAILPTPLQYKTDALEDKDWEREWMDNFHPIQFGERLWICPSWRDIPDPSAVNILLDPGMAFGTGTHPTTAMCLRWLDANPPKDKTTLDFGCGSGILGIAALLFDAKHAIGIDIDQQALIATKDNAERNGVSDKFDVYLPSEQPQTQVDLVLANVLAGPLRELSDTILAFVKPGGQLVLSGILERQVDDVMQAYQPDINFDTPVIDGDWAMLSGTRVG; encoded by the coding sequence ATGGCCTGGATACAACTCACACTTTCAAGCAGTGAAGAGCATGCGCCGCGTGTCGGCGACATGCTCATGGGTAACGGCGCTCAAGCGGTCACCTACCGCGACGGCGCCGACACACCTATTTTTGAGCCCAGACCGGGCGAAGTGACGCTATGGCAAAATACCCTTGTCACAGGGTTGTTCGACGCTGAAGCTGATATTAAATCGGTTGTCACTAACCTGGAAAAGTCAGCTATTCTGCCGACGCCTCTTCAATACAAAACTGATGCACTTGAAGACAAAGACTGGGAACGCGAATGGATGGATAACTTCCACCCTATTCAATTTGGTGAGCGGCTTTGGATTTGCCCAAGTTGGCGTGATATTCCTGACCCATCGGCTGTCAATATCTTGCTTGATCCAGGCATGGCGTTTGGCACCGGTACGCATCCAACGACGGCGATGTGCCTGAGATGGCTTGATGCGAACCCACCAAAAGATAAGACCACCTTAGACTTTGGCTGTGGCTCCGGTATTTTAGGCATCGCAGCGTTGCTATTTGACGCTAAGCACGCCATCGGTATCGATATCGATCAACAAGCGCTCATTGCGACCAAAGATAATGCCGAACGTAACGGTGTCAGCGACAAGTTTGATGTCTACTTACCAAGTGAGCAACCACAAACACAGGTCGATTTAGTCCTCGCTAATGTGCTTGCCGGTCCACTCAGAGAGTTATCGGACACCATACTGGCGTTTGTAAAGCCCGGTGGTCAGCTTGTGCTGTCAGGTATTCTGGAACGCCAAGTCGATGATGTTATGCAAGCCTACCAGCCTGACATTAATTTCGACACGCCCGTCATAGACGGTGACTGGGCAATGCTGAGCGGTACTCGAGTTGGTTAA
- the dusB gene encoding tRNA dihydrouridine synthase DusB, with the protein MRIGPYQLDNQVILAPMAGVTDQPFRQLCYSKGAGLTVSEMLSSNPKVWKTGKSRQRMDHSGELGIRAVQIAGSEPSLMAEAAKVNVDMGAQIIDINMGCPAKKVNKKMAGSALMQYPELVEEILTAVVSAVDVPVTLKTRTGWDREHKNGIEIARIAERCGIQSLALHGRTRACMYKGEAEYDTIRAVKKAISIPVIANGDIRTPQQAKDVLAYTGADAIMIGRGAQGNPWLFREISHYLETGEELAPPPIAEVAETTINHVEQLHSFYGSFQGVRIARKHVGWYLKEQASNDEFRQVFNRLEDASEQLQALEDYFVTVEKR; encoded by the coding sequence ATGCGGATTGGTCCATATCAACTCGACAATCAGGTCATTCTAGCTCCCATGGCCGGAGTTACTGATCAGCCCTTTCGTCAGCTGTGTTACAGCAAAGGGGCAGGTTTGACAGTGTCTGAAATGCTGTCCAGTAACCCGAAAGTGTGGAAAACCGGTAAGTCCAGGCAACGCATGGATCACTCTGGTGAGTTAGGTATTCGCGCCGTGCAGATTGCAGGCTCGGAGCCTTCGCTAATGGCAGAGGCGGCTAAGGTGAATGTCGATATGGGCGCTCAAATTATTGACATTAATATGGGTTGCCCGGCAAAGAAAGTGAATAAAAAAATGGCAGGCTCTGCGCTGATGCAATACCCAGAGCTTGTGGAAGAAATACTGACGGCTGTGGTTTCAGCGGTTGATGTTCCGGTCACGTTAAAAACCCGCACAGGTTGGGATCGCGAACATAAAAATGGAATTGAAATAGCAAGAATAGCTGAGCGCTGTGGTATCCAGTCACTTGCTCTGCATGGCCGGACTCGGGCATGTATGTATAAGGGCGAAGCGGAATACGACACCATACGGGCAGTGAAAAAAGCAATCTCAATTCCCGTTATTGCTAATGGCGATATTCGCACGCCACAGCAAGCGAAAGACGTTTTAGCTTATACCGGTGCTGACGCCATCATGATTGGCCGGGGCGCACAAGGAAACCCATGGTTATTCCGGGAAATAAGCCATTATCTGGAAACTGGTGAGGAATTAGCACCGCCGCCAATAGCAGAAGTTGCGGAAACAACAATTAACCACGTTGAACAGCTGCACAGCTTTTACGGCAGCTTTCAGGGTGTACGTATAGCCAGAAAGCATGTCGGCTGGTACTTGAAAGAGCAAGCCAGTAACGATGAGTTCCGGCAGGTATTTAACCGTCTGGAAGATGCCAGCGAGCAACTCCAGGCACTCGAAGATTATTTTGTCACTGTAGAGAAGAGATAA
- the accB gene encoding acetyl-CoA carboxylase biotin carboxyl carrier protein, which produces MDIRKIKKLIELVEESGVAELEITEGEESVRINRYSAQAAPAPVQYAPQPAPQAAPQAQPAPAAADSAEAPSEEISGHIVRSPMVGTFYEAPSPDAKPFVTVGSRVNAGDTLCIVEAMKMMNQIEADKSGVVKQILVENEEPVEFDQPLFVIE; this is translated from the coding sequence ATGGACATTCGTAAAATTAAGAAATTGATTGAACTGGTTGAAGAGTCAGGTGTAGCTGAGTTAGAAATTACTGAAGGCGAAGAGTCGGTTCGTATTAACCGATACAGCGCTCAAGCCGCGCCGGCACCTGTTCAATATGCTCCACAACCAGCACCTCAGGCGGCACCTCAAGCTCAGCCAGCTCCGGCGGCTGCAGACAGTGCTGAAGCACCCAGTGAGGAAATATCCGGTCATATCGTTCGCTCGCCAATGGTAGGTACCTTCTATGAAGCGCCTTCGCCAGATGCAAAACCATTCGTCACTGTCGGTTCGCGAGTCAACGCTGGCGATACGCTGTGCATTGTTGAAGCAATGAAAATGATGAACCAAATTGAAGCGGACAAGTCCGGTGTTGTGAAGCAAATTCTGGTCGAAAACGAAGAACCAGTTGAGTTTGATCAGCCACTATTTGTTATCGAATAA